The following DNA comes from Spirulina major PCC 6313.
TAGTCGGGGAAGATGGGGTCGGTGGCTGGGTTGTCTGGGGAGGGGAAGGGGTCGCGATAGGGGGCGGGTTGGGGCGATCGCCCGTAGAGTTTGCCGAGGTCTTCTTGGCGTTTGAGGCGTGTGGCGATCGCGGCTAAAAATTGCTCTACCGTACAGGGTTTAGTCAGGTAATCATCCGCCCCCAACTCCATGCCCTGACGGAGATCCGCCATGGCCACTTTAGCCGTTAAGAAAATGAAGGGAATGATCGCCGTATCTGGGGATGATCGCAAATTAGCCAACACCGCATAGCCATCCATATCCGGCATAATGATGTCACAGACAATCAAATCCGGCCGACATTGGTGAGCGAGCTGAATCCCTTCGGCACCGTTGCGCGCACCATGGGCTTCAAAGCCTTCAAATTGCAAAGACTTTAGGAAAATATTTCGGGTTTGGGTTTCGTCTTCAATAACAAGGATGGTCTTCATTTTGAGTTCAAGACATTCATGGGATGTGCGATGGTAATTTTGAGCCTACGTTAACGGGAGAGGTTCAACG
Coding sequences within:
- a CDS encoding response regulator transcription factor, which gives rise to MKTILVIEDETQTRNIFLKSLQFEGFEAHGARNGAEGIQLAHQCRPDLIVCDIIMPDMDGYAVLANLRSSPDTAIIPFIFLTAKVAMADLRQGMELGADDYLTKPCTVEQFLAAIATRLKRQEDLGKLYGRSPQPAPYRDPFPSPDNPATDPIFPDYSQLQSVFQFIETHYSQAIHLEDVAQAAGYSPAYLTHLVQKQTGRTVKQWIIERRMTQACKLLRTTSQSIRKIADACGYADASYFTRQFRQIHGLSPLRWRQQINP